The Musa acuminata AAA Group cultivar baxijiao chromosome BXJ3-6, Cavendish_Baxijiao_AAA, whole genome shotgun sequence region TCACGACGGAGGCATCTACCAGGGCACATCATCTTCATATCGGTGGAAAGATGTGGGACTCGGAGGTACCACCATTGGGAGTCAGATCAAAATGGGCCAGTTCAACCATGGCGATACACTCAAAGCTACATGGTTCGCATCTGCCTACATCTCGCCGTCATCATCACCCAGGCGATGTGCACCCACCATCACCATCATTAATTGGGTGGTGCGTGACACATCCGCCCCATAACGATGATGATGCGCCATTACCCGCTACTTACTTTGGGGCGAAGCTCGCGTCTAGATTACATAATATGTGGCGCTATTCGTGCCACGCTGCCCTGCTCCTTCTCTTCATCCCTGATTACCGTATGCCTATGAACGTATAAATGTACATATACGTCACATCCTTCGAGTATGCTATTATGGACATGGGAACGGAATAGCTATGGCATTTCCATTATGTACACTGGAAGTAAGCAGAGGGACCGCGCAACAATAGTTGCCATTTCCATTTGGAAATTCAACCCCTCTTCCTGTGCTTCTCTTATAGCTATGTATATGcacactgctctctctctctctctctctctctctctctcttcctgtgCTTCTCTTACAACTATGCATATaaaaagagggagggagagagtaaCCGCACCTCCACACCTCGTCCCAACTACTGACTGAACCCCATACCTTACCCTTCCCATCTCTTTTCTCTCAACCCACCATTGATGCCCTTCAATTCATGCCAACTACTCTCTTCTGAAGAAAGAGAGAAGTTCCACTGCCATCACTTACTTCCCCTACTTGGGAAAGACACATACATATGTGAAGACACAAGCTGCAGCGGCGTGTTAATGTTTGTTCTTCTTTTGCAGCACCATTGATGCCCTTCAATTCATGCCAACTACTCTCTTCTGAAGAAAGAGAGAAGTTCCACTGCCATCACTTATTTCCCCTACTTGGGAAAGACACAAGCTGCAGCGGCGTGTTTCTGTTTGTTCTTCTTTTGCTTGCTGCATACTAAGTTGGGCCTGTCCGCGAGTGCATCAAGACCGTGGCCTGAGGCACCCCCTTACCTTGTTATTACCCTCACCCTCGAAGCACCACACCACCCCCATCTATGCGAAGGTGGACCTCCGCGGCTCCCTCTGTCCTCTCACAAGGCTCGAGCACTTTGATTGAAAATTTAACTAATAATTGTGTGACAACCACAGTAAATAGAAATATTGACAAACAAACTATGTGAACATACGTCACTATATTGTGTAAGAGAAGAGAACTAAGTAGACATTTTTCCAAGTGGAAACCGACTAGTATGTTTTTTAACTATCTTGTATGAGACATAAAAAGAACAAGAGCACTAAAGCATATGGATAACCATGTGGTTGCACAGAAAAATTTGCAATCCACTCAAGCAGTAAACAGTACTATGCATCCAGCTTCCTGGAAAATAGGTTTGGACTGTGTATAACTGTCGCAGATAATATTTTCTGATGTAAACGGAAGGAAAAGGAAAGAATGCTACCGATAGACAAGCAGAATTTGAGATTACGATAATCTAAAAGTTGCTACATTGGATATCAAAGATTACCTAATtataaaaaactacacaaaataaTGCAGAAGATCATTTTATAAAGTGCATGTACCTCTTTGAGAACATCGACATTGATGTCAGAGATCAAGAAACTATCTTCAGCACAAGGTCTTGTACAGCTCAGTCGTAGGCCGCCCCTTTTAGAAATCTTCATATGGGATGTTGCTGTAGATTTTGAACCGTCAAGCTTGACTGATCGAGTTTGTACATTGTTAACATTCAAATAATACAGCATGTTTTGACCATATTCATCATCCCCAAGTTTTCCCATGAATGCAACTCGACCACCTATGGCTGCAAGAGCTACAGCAACACTGGACGATGACCCTCCAGGTGCTCTTACAAATTTATTTGGTGACCAGAACATATCCTTCATCAACTCATGGATCTTGTGGTCTATCAGTCTATGAGCTGGCCTTCCAGAAGGTATAAATGCATATCGTGCAGCTCCAAAGCAGCAAACTAGAGGTGGCCAACCATAAGTATAACTGATATCCTCCCCATCATCTTCTAGTTGCAGCTCCCGCTGTTCACTACCGGGAAATTTTGTCTCTATGAGTTCCTCATGAGTAACGAGTTCTTTATCCATACTCTCATTTGTTTTGTTGACCTTTTTTGAAGACCTTCGCCTAGTGGCTTTCTTTTCAAGTTTCACCTCCTCTGAGCTTGACGATGAACTAGCTGCAGGTATCAAGATTCAGAGCTGTTTAAAAATATACTTCAAGCCCCAGAATTTGCTCTAGTGGCGACAGTAAATTCTAGAACATGAACAACTTTTTAACTAAAAACAAAGACATATGAAGCAAAAAGGGAATTATAGAAACTCCGGAAGGACGTTTACCTTTCTTCCGGCCTCTTCTACTAATTTTCTTAGAGCTTTCAGGAGAAGTCACCACGGTGCTGCTTTCTTCTTCATTGGCACTAGTAACCATTTCCATAGAGCTCTTGTCCGCAATATCTGCAGCAACTTTCTTTCTAGAATGTCTTGGAGTCCGTGGAGTCTTCTTAGATCCTTCATCAGTACTTTCTGTACTATTGTTATCTTCCACATCAAGTGGTCGTGATTTTTTCCTGGAGACTGCTGAAATACACCACTTCTGCAGTCTTGAACAATTTAGGCGAGAGATACTAGGTTGAAAAATCATAATCTTGCAATCCGTCTGCCCACTGTAAAATCCAAAGCATCACTGATCTCACGTACTAAcatttcaaataatttgaagaaaAGTTTGTTGTTAAAGGAGCATATAAAAGATTTGTCATCACGAAGAATACATGTAACCAAAAATCCCCGAAGAAACTGGTCAGGAAGCTACAAAAACGTAAAAAAGGAGCCTTAATTTCTACCAGATGATGATAAACATGAAAAGCTCTCTCGCATCTGTATTCAATACAATCAAATTAGTCATGGCAATAGAAAAGCCCAGCCTTAGGCTTGTTGGCGGATTTATGACAACATTTTGGCATATTAACAAAGCACGCCCTCAAGCAAATGAAAAAGCCCGGTGTGACTCCTCCGTGCATTTTACATTAATTAGAGAAATGAAAACCCCTTCGGATGCAAATGGATAAAACGATCAAATTCTGACAAAAAGATGAAATACAAGTTCCAATCAGAGAAGAAGTAAAACTTCTATTTTCCTTTCCCTCAGATTTCCTTGCTGCCAGCAATAGGTACTAACTTATCACTCGAGCATTCGAGAGAACTTACAAGAATGAAGCTACTAATCCAAATCGTGCTTCACTCGGAGAAAAAAAGGAATCTCCATAAAAAAAACATACAAGAAAATTATTGAGTCTCAAAATTTTTCATTATAGAATAAATTCTCTTGTCAGATATATCCTACCagtcaaattttataaaattcaaatgataaaagaaaaaaaaattacattctaAATGCAATTATGTTGAAGCAAAACCAAAATAATTCCTGGGGCAGAGGAGCTAAATACTTGAAACCCTCGAAAGAGGATAAGAGAGAAGGAAAAACAAGACCTGAGGAAGGGGAGAGGGCATGCTGCGAGGACACACGCCATTATTCAGACAGCTGCTTCCACCTCCTCTACTATTCTTCTTTCGCAAGCTCAAAGGCTACTCTTCGGGGCGCGGCGCGGCGCTCCATAGGGGAAGGTTCTGCGGAGCCGCCATTAATGGGTTTCTCGGAGGGTTATCGGGAACCAAAACCCTAGTATCGAAGAAACATTtccttatgaatgaaatgactatAGTGCCCGTGATATTTCCCTGTAAATACGACCAAAACCTCTGCCTTTCCACCCTCACGGGTCCTCATCAGAATCTAAACCCTCAAAGCCAACCATTTTAATTCCCCACATAAAAAATCCTCTTTTTTAAAGACATTTCATGAAGAGCAATCGAGCCGATTAAAAGCCCCAAAAACGTTTCCACTTTGAGCGGCTGGGAGCCAATTTCAATTATTACGTTCAACTTTGCCGATCGGAGATTCGGGATCGCAGCATCTTCCTTCACGAAGCGTATCCATATCCTGTGTTTCCCGTCATCCGGTCAGAAGACGGATCCGCGTATCCTTTTCCACCGGTCTCGCCAAGGTTATGCTACATCCGGGTGGATTTGAATTCGTCGAAGATCATCAAACCCCTCAATATTGCTTTAATCTTGTATTCGAATCTTGTGCTCCAATGGCACCGCCGGTGGATCAAACAGCGCgcttgcagagagagagagagaggggaaagaAGGGGACAAAGATCGGACCTTGACTAGTGTATGACGACGACTCAGCAACCCTCCCTGGTGCTGTGCTCCGCGGCTTCTCGTCGCCAACACTCATTCCTTCGCGGATGGCAAGTCGGATCCGTCATGGGAGCGAATCGGGTCGGGTTATCATCGCCATCCGCATGATCTGCTATCCAAACAAATTGGGCCCGCGGTTGATCACGATTTTGACCCGAACCACATCAGCTCCGATGATGGGCCGGCCCAAATAGATTCCCAAGATACGTGCTTCTATCAGAACACCGCCTCAAAACACCATTCCAGTGTTTCCTTTCTTCCTTCTGGGCGCTGAGTGTCGTGCTGTGACAGATGGGTACGTATATGATGGTAACACAATGAGGTTTTTGGTTTCCTTCGTCACGGTCTCGTGTAAGCTGTGTCGGTGTCAGACAGAGTGCAGTCAGAGCCAAAACGCACTCTACATGTTTGCCTCCACATCAAAAAGGAACCAAGTGTCTGGCGGGATGTTGGTCTGCAATATTTGTCATGGAATCCATTGAGGAGCTCGAGGTGGAACGGTGGATAATGCAAGTTATTCAGCAGAAAGTTGGCAATGGCGTTGTATTCCACGGCTGATGCTTAAGATATGCAATGGCTTCCACTAGAGCAGGACTCCTTCGGCGTCAACGTACGGAGTCAAAAAGCAATGTGGCACAGAAATGTCAAACAAATATAGGTTGGATGTAGCTGATTAATTCTTGCAACCCTTTTCGTTGGGTGATAGAAAGGCTGGAAAAGACATCATATGTGAGAGAAGATGGACATCAAACCCGGTTGGTAAGTGTAGACTATATTAGCTGCAGAAGAGAGCAATGATTGAGTCGGAATGAGGTTAGAGTTGATACATCGCATGATTGAGCGACTGATATCATATGTTGAACTTCCACCAAATCCGCCCAAACAGCAACATCAAGAAGGACAAATCCCGAACCAAACAAAAGGTTTTCGTAAGGCACAGAGGCAAGAGTGGGGTGTTACGGCAGAGTAGCTTGGGTTCTTCCTGCAACATGTTGGTTGGAAGGATCACGATCTCATCACAAGCTCTTCTGATGATGAACCGGCCATCACCCCTCGGAGGAGAGATGACTCCATCGtgctccaaactcaaaagaacaaAATCAAGCTGCGACAGTTTCTGCAGGGCGCAGTGTGTGTCTGAGAGCTTTGCGCCTCGATGGACGATGTATACACAGTCTGGGCTTCTTCTGCCTCGCCTTCGTACGTCCATGGGAAGAAGCCAGAGGTTGACGAAGCACACTCGTGCGATTTATCTTTGTCCTCTTGCTTTCCCACGAGTGCTCACGTAAACGGTAGTACTGTTCGAGTTTTATGCATAGTTTTACATCGGTATGCAATGATGAGGCGAGAGAAAGAGGCACTGTGGATCGTTAcgtctctccttctcttctcgaCGCGCATTTAAGTAAGGAAAAGGAAAGCTGCGTATAGGACGGggaaaggggaggaagaagacaagAGTGAGGCCCTCGTGCAAAGGGCGCCGTGGCCTGATTGCGAATCCCACCATCCTTTCTGTAGACCCAAAAGGCCAACATATATAACAAATAGTACGTGGCAATCCATTATTATCTACACACACTAGTCTATTCCTCCCAAAATATCTCcaccatttatatatatatatatatatatacacacaccctCTTTCTGGTACGCGAGGGAGTATATTTATACGGTGGTGTACTCCCTTCCCCTTTGCGTGGCCGTACCAATAGGACAGCAGGGATGGATGAGCTCGGTGTGTGTTCGAAGGAGGTAACATTCTCCACTCGTGCATGCTTCTCACGTGTCATTGTCATGGGTCTTAGCGTCTAATCGATCGACATGGCCAAATTGAGGTTGATGTGTGATTGGTGCATGATCTTGGATTTGGAATCCCATGATTTCAGGCCCTTGTTTGGTGCACTGGTGCCAATCATACATCATGGATACAAATTGGACAAGTCATGGGGAAATAGGAGGTCGACATCGCCACACACACGACCTCCTTGTTTGCACATGAACTGGCCTCGAGAGCCACTCGAAGGAGGGCATGAACTCCCCCCCTTGTGTTAGCACGTATCGGAGTTCGGTGGCAACAATTATACGTGTCATTGCCATGGATCATGTAGAAAAAGGAGATCCTGATGTTAAAGCCTCTTGGCTTCATGTGATGATTGATGATTTGGAATTCGGATAAGAGTCCAAAGCCAAATTTGCATTTGCGCTTGTGAGCATATCCATATGGCTTCCTACGGCGACAAATTTTATTGTTTTACGAAGAGATCGAT contains the following coding sequences:
- the LOC135641214 gene encoding fructokinase-like 2, chloroplastic isoform X1 gives rise to the protein MACVLAACPLPFLSGQTDCKIMIFQPSISRLNCSRLQKWCISAVSRKKSRPLDVEDNNSTESTDEGSKKTPRTPRHSRKKVAADIADKSSMEMVTSANEEESSTVVTSPESSKKISRRGRKKASSSSSSEEVKLEKKATRRRSSKKVNKTNESMDKELVTHEELIETKFPGSEQRELQLEDDGEDISYTYGWPPLVCCFGAARYAFIPSGRPAHRLIDHKIHELMKDMFWSPNKFVRAPGGSSSSVAVALAAIGGRVAFMGKLGDDEYGQNMLYYLNVNNVQTRSVKLDGSKSTATSHMKISKRGGLRLSCTRPCAEDSFLISDINVDVLKEVCRKKGSKRVG
- the LOC135641214 gene encoding fructokinase-like 2, chloroplastic isoform X2, which gives rise to MACVLAACPLPFLSGQTDCKIMIFQPSISRLNCSRLQKWCISAVSRKKSRPLDVEDNNSTESTDEGSKKTPRTPRHSRKKVAADIADKSSMEMVTSANEEESSTVVTSPESSKKISRRGRKKASSSSSSEEVKLEKKATRRRSSKKVNKTNESMDKELVTHEELIETKFPGSEQRELQLEDDGEDISYTYGWPPLVCCFGAARYAFIPSGRPAHRLIDHKIHELMKDMFWSPNKFVRAPGGSSSSVAVALAAIGGRVAFMGKLGDDEYGQNMLYYLNVNNVQTRSVKLDGSKSTATSHMKISKRGGLRLSCTRPCAEDSFLISDINVDVLKEVE
- the LOC135641214 gene encoding fructokinase-like 2, chloroplastic isoform X3 — its product is MACVLAACPLPFLSGQTDCKIMIFQPSISRLNCSRLQKWCISAVSRKKSRPLDVEDNNSTESTDEGSKKTPRTPRHSRKKVAADIADKSSMEMVTSANEEESSTVVTSPESSKKISRRGRKKASSSSSSEEVKLEKKATRRRSSKKVNKTNESMDKELVTHEELIETKFPGSEQRELQLEDDGEDISYTYGWPPLVCCFGAARYAFIPSGRPAHRLIDHKIHELMKDMFWSPNKFVRAPGGSSSSVAVALAAIGGRVAFMGKLGDDEYGQNMLYYLNVNNVQTRSVKLDGSKSTATSHMKISKRGGLRLSCTRPCAEDSFLISDINVDVLKEV